The Oleiphilus messinensis DNA segment TAATATTTCCGTAACGGATTCGATATCTTTGTCAGATAGCATTGAAAACAATACACAACATCGCTTACCGGGATGCTGTAATTTTAAAGCCGCAATCCGCCCCGCGAGAAATCGGGCTGCATGAGGATTATGTCCCACATCAACCCACAGGTGCCGAGCTGCATCGATCAACTCCAATCGTCCCGGTACGACCATATCACGAAAACACCGATCAACTTCGGATTGCACCAGTGATTCCCCCAACAACAGTACCGCTTGAATTGCGGCCATGCGATTTTGAAGAGGAAGCACATGGGGCGGTAATTGAAAGTGAACCTCCGAAACAGACTCAGAGTCAGTCTTTTGACCAGCAACAAAGGGAATAACGCGAAAACGAGCCGTCACGGAGTCGGCCAGATTGTCTGTACAATTACCGCCATCATCACCAGCATCTAACTGCCCATAGGCTTGACCCAAACGCAACAATGTCACCTTCTGAGCCTGCACTTGCTGAAGCACACTGCTTGGCGGGTTGGCTTCCGCATAAATCGCAGATTGCCCGAAGCGAAGAATCCCGGCCTTTTCAAAACCGATCTTTTCGCGGTCATCTCCCAACCAATCCATATGATCGAGATCCACGGATGTGATAATGGCTAAATCCGGGTCAATTATATTAACTGCATCCAATCGACCGCCCAGACCGACTTCAAGTACTGCATAGTCGAGGCTACTTTGCGCAAAAACATCAAACGCAACCAGTGTTGTATATTCGAAATACGTAAGACTGGTTTTTCCTCGCGCCGCTTCCACCCGAACAAAACTATCAACGAGTTTCTGGTCTTCCACCTCAATACCGTTAACTCTGACACGCTCATTAAAACGCTCGATATGGGGCGATGTATAGCAGCCGACCTGGGCACCTTTATTGAGCAGCAGCCGCTCAATTACAGCAACCGTCGAACCTTTGCCATTGGTGCCAGCCACAGTGATCACTTTTGCCCCGGGCTTACCTTTACGACCATTATTTTTTTGTAGCTTTCGGTACACGAGCAGAATTCGATCCAGCCCCATATCGATTTCGGAACAATGCATGGTTTCGATATAGGCCAGCCACTGCGCCAATGACTTTTTATGGGCTAAATTACTCATCAGGCGTCGATTGCCGCTCGCATTTCACTTAAGATTTGATGTAAAGCAGCCTTTAATTCATCTGGACGATCTGCAAATTCAGCGATACGGTTAACTAACGCACTGCCAACAATAATACCATCGGCAACCTGTGCAACCGCAGCAGCCGACTTGGCATCCTTGATACCGAAACCGACACCAACGGGAAGATCAGTTTTTGCCTTTATCTCGGCAAGCTTTTCCTCCACTCCCGCAACATCCAAAGCGCCAGATCCCGTCACCCCTTTAACCGATACATAATAAACGTAACCGGTTGAGTAATGGCAGATCGAACTGATACGGTCATTGTCAGTGGTGGGTGCCAACAGGAATATGGCATCCAGATCCGCATTTTTGAGCTGCAAACAAAAAGTTTCTGCCTCTTCCGGCGGTAAATCAACGGTCAGGACACCATCTACACCCGCCTCTTTAGCCGCAGAAACGAATTGCTCGTATCCCATCACCTCGATCGGATTCAAATATCCCATCAATACCACGGGTGTGGTTTGATCCGTCTCACGAAAGGCTTTTACGATACCCAGCACATCACGCAGTGACGTGTTGTGCTCCAACGCCCGCTCACAAGCGAGCTGAATCACGGGGCCGTCCGCCATTGGATCGGAAAACGGCACACCGAGCTCAATCACATCTGCACCGGCATCCACAAGCGTCTGCATCAGCGACAGGGTCAAACCGGGATTGGGGTCACCGGCTGTAATATAGGGAATCAAAGCTTTTTTGTTTTGTTCTTTAAGTGTTTCAAAGGTTTGCGCGATGCGGCTCATAATCTATGACTCAGTGCTGTATTTTTCGGATCTTAAACGGTTATTCCATCAATTTTGGCGATAGTATGGATATCTTTATCCCCCCGCCCCGACAGATTTATGACCATTATCTCGTCCTTGCTCATTTCTTTGGCTTTTTTCATACCATAAGCAATTGCATGGCTTGATTCCAGGGCTGGCATAATTCCCTCAACACGAGTCAATGCCCGGAACGCATCCAACGCCTCTTCGTCCGTTACTGCAACATACTGAGCACGATTCACATCCTTCAACCAGGAATGCTCTGGACCAACACCCGGGTAATCCAAGCCAGCCGATACGGAATGGGTACTGGCAATCTGACCGTTCTCGTCTTCCATCAAATAAGTACGATTACCATGCAGCACACCCGGCTTTCCGGCACACAATGGCGCGGCGTGCTGTCCTGTTTCAATACCGTATCCCGCAGCCTCAACACCGATCATTTCAACGCTGGAGTCAGGAATAAACGGGTAAAACATCCCCATGGCATTTGAGCCACCACCAACGCAGGCTACCAGAACGTCTGGAAGACGACCTTCTTTTTCCATAATCTGCGCTTTGGTTTCGCGACCGATAACCGACTGAAAGTCCCGAACCAGCATCGGATATGGATGGGGCCCTGCTACGGTACCGATAATGTAAAAAGTATTATCTACGTTGGTAACCCAGTCACGAAGCGCTTCATTCATGGCATCTTTCAGTGTTTTGGTTCCGCTCTCTACCGGTAATACTTCTGCACCAAGGAGCTTCATACGGTAAACGTTGAGGGCTTGACGCTGAACATCTTCCGCCCCCATAAAAACTTTACACTCCAACCCGAGTCGCGCCGCTACCGTAGCGGTTGCAACACCGTGTTGTCCCGCTCCGGTTTCCGCGATGACACGGGGCTTGCCCAGATATTTAGCCAGCAACGCC contains these protein-coding regions:
- a CDS encoding bifunctional folylpolyglutamate synthase/dihydrofolate synthase, whose protein sequence is MSNLAHKKSLAQWLAYIETMHCSEIDMGLDRILLVYRKLQKNNGRKGKPGAKVITVAGTNGKGSTVAVIERLLLNKGAQVGCYTSPHIERFNERVRVNGIEVEDQKLVDSFVRVEAARGKTSLTYFEYTTLVAFDVFAQSSLDYAVLEVGLGGRLDAVNIIDPDLAIITSVDLDHMDWLGDDREKIGFEKAGILRFGQSAIYAEANPPSSVLQQVQAQKVTLLRLGQAYGQLDAGDDGGNCTDNLADSVTARFRVIPFVAGQKTDSESVSEVHFQLPPHVLPLQNRMAAIQAVLLLGESLVQSEVDRCFRDMVVPGRLELIDAARHLWVDVGHNPHAARFLAGRIAALKLQHPGKRCCVLFSMLSDKDIESVTEILKPVVDVWYLFPLSVPRACSLEQLESLARKQTLEFKSFGSAGDALRDLLQSEPDKTPTQFNIACGSFYTVAAVKNEWKRLNGK
- the trpA gene encoding tryptophan synthase subunit alpha, producing the protein MSRIAQTFETLKEQNKKALIPYITAGDPNPGLTLSLMQTLVDAGADVIELGVPFSDPMADGPVIQLACERALEHNTSLRDVLGIVKAFRETDQTTPVVLMGYLNPIEVMGYEQFVSAAKEAGVDGVLTVDLPPEEAETFCLQLKNADLDAIFLLAPTTDNDRISSICHYSTGYVYYVSVKGVTGSGALDVAGVEEKLAEIKAKTDLPVGVGFGIKDAKSAAAVAQVADGIIVGSALVNRIAEFADRPDELKAALHQILSEMRAAIDA
- the trpB gene encoding tryptophan synthase subunit beta, encoding MHKTFTEDFLKSLPDDKGHFGIYGGRFVSETLMPSLLQLEKEYARLKDDPEFQREFDQDLADYVGRPSPVYFAEHLTRRVGGAKIYLKREDLNHTGAHKVNNTIGQALLAKYLGKPRVIAETGAGQHGVATATVAARLGLECKVFMGAEDVQRQALNVYRMKLLGAEVLPVESGTKTLKDAMNEALRDWVTNVDNTFYIIGTVAGPHPYPMLVRDFQSVIGRETKAQIMEKEGRLPDVLVACVGGGSNAMGMFYPFIPDSSVEMIGVEAAGYGIETGQHAAPLCAGKPGVLHGNRTYLMEDENGQIASTHSVSAGLDYPGVGPEHSWLKDVNRAQYVAVTDEEALDAFRALTRVEGIMPALESSHAIAYGMKKAKEMSKDEIMVINLSGRGDKDIHTIAKIDGITV